The following proteins are encoded in a genomic region of Prochlorococcus marinus XMU1408:
- the trmH gene encoding tRNA (guanosine(18)-2'-O)-methyltransferase TrmH, with the protein MPLLPRRFERLKSVLNRRISDLTVLIENVEKPHNLSAIIRSCDAVGVLEAYAIFNKEKFLTFNSTAQGSQKWVQINQYNKSPEAIKVLKNKGFKLYGTNLNPKSIDYRECDFKGPTAFVLGAEKWGISKETAILMDEHIHIPMRGMVESLNVSVAASALLFEAVRQRQVANIIPESGEGLSKETYKQKIFEWAYPDVANWCKSEGKQYPELNEKGEIIDELPRTEKMRY; encoded by the coding sequence ATGCCTCTGCTACCACGACGTTTTGAACGTCTGAAATCAGTACTAAATCGAAGGATTTCAGATCTCACCGTCTTAATTGAGAATGTTGAGAAGCCTCATAATCTCTCCGCAATAATAAGAAGCTGTGATGCTGTTGGGGTACTTGAGGCATACGCAATTTTCAACAAAGAAAAATTTTTAACATTTAATAGCACCGCTCAAGGAAGCCAAAAATGGGTCCAAATAAACCAATATAACAAGAGCCCCGAGGCAATAAAGGTTCTTAAAAACAAGGGGTTCAAATTGTATGGCACGAATTTGAATCCGAAATCAATTGACTATAGAGAATGTGATTTCAAGGGACCAACTGCATTTGTACTAGGTGCCGAAAAATGGGGTATTAGTAAAGAAACCGCGATACTAATGGATGAGCATATTCATATTCCAATGCGAGGAATGGTTGAATCGTTGAATGTATCAGTTGCAGCATCAGCTTTATTATTTGAAGCGGTAAGGCAACGACAGGTAGCAAATATAATTCCTGAATCTGGAGAAGGTCTCAGCAAAGAAACATATAAACAAAAGATCTTTGAGTGGGCTTACCCAGATGTTGCTAATTGGTGTAAAAGCGAGGGAAAACAGTACCCAGAGCTTAATGAAAAAGGCGAAATAATAGATGAGCTACCAAGAACAGAAAAGATGAGATATTAA
- the ubiE gene encoding bifunctional demethylmenaquinone methyltransferase/2-methoxy-6-polyprenyl-1,4-benzoquinol methylase UbiE, protein MRPGNTKAIEEMFDSISSKYDFLNDIFSFGLHRFWKRRLLDILNPISGEKWIDICCGTGDMSILLARYMKSSENIIGIDSASQALLVARERSKQNYSSIEWINGDALETNLKSHQFDGLLMVYGLRNLSSPYAGLREALRILKPGGRAGILDFRSFEGPSIQGLFQKIYLSFYVVPIASLFGLGKEYSYIKKSLLNFPSGEKQIYLALSAGFKKAKYQTLAKGQMGILLLEA, encoded by the coding sequence ATGAGACCTGGTAATACTAAAGCTATAGAGGAAATGTTTGATTCGATTTCTTCAAAATACGATTTTTTAAATGATATATTTAGCTTCGGATTGCATAGATTTTGGAAAAGACGATTGTTGGATATTCTTAATCCAATTTCAGGAGAAAAATGGATAGACATTTGTTGTGGAACTGGAGATATGTCAATACTCTTGGCTAGATATATGAAGAGTTCTGAAAATATTATCGGGATAGATTCAGCTTCTCAAGCATTATTAGTTGCGAGAGAAAGATCTAAGCAAAACTATTCTTCAATTGAATGGATAAATGGTGATGCGTTGGAGACAAATCTAAAATCACATCAATTTGATGGACTTTTAATGGTCTATGGCTTAAGGAATCTTTCAAGCCCTTATGCAGGGCTCAGAGAGGCTTTAAGGATTTTGAAACCAGGAGGAAGAGCTGGGATTTTAGATTTTAGATCTTTTGAGGGACCTTCCATTCAAGGGCTATTCCAAAAAATTTATCTAAGTTTTTATGTTGTTCCAATTGCATCTCTTTTCGGATTGGGAAAAGAATATTCATATATAAAAAAAAGCTTACTTAACTTTCCTTCAGGTGAAAAACAAATTTATTTGGCACTTTCTGCTGGCTTTAAAAAAGCAAAATACCAAACATTAGCAAAGGGTCAAATGGGTATTTTATTACTTGAAGCTTAA
- a CDS encoding 16S rRNA (cytosine(967)-C(5))-methyltransferase, whose protein sequence is MNRKLSPVKGLEARKAAWEVIQAVGGGAFADLALERIFKIYSFEPLDKALITELSYGVIRQRYFLDCWIDHLGKVSAIKQPPLLRWLLHLGLYQIFKMERIPPAAAINTTVELAKTNHLRKLAPVVNGILRSALRSKEKGFKLPKSKNPSEELAQEQSIPVWLADELIAWKGKEDADVIAKAFNTISPIDIRVNKLRANIEEVKESFDSCGIYNRFIPNCPYGLEVPVGVGEPMKWPGFAEGKWSVQDRSSQLIAPSLGALPGEKILDACAAPGGKSTHIAELVNNQAEIWSVDRSSRRVEKILSNAKRLGISCLEILIADSNELLAENPKLESYFDRILIDAPCSGLGTLARHPDSRWRMTKDNIQELVCIQSQLLKSIDPLLKSGGKLVYSTCTIHPYENHNQIRNFLKIKSKFSLEYERQIWPGEENKGDGFYIAILNKL, encoded by the coding sequence TTGAATAGAAAATTATCACCAGTTAAAGGGCTAGAAGCAAGGAAGGCTGCTTGGGAAGTAATTCAAGCTGTTGGAGGAGGAGCATTCGCAGATCTAGCCTTGGAAAGAATTTTTAAAATATATTCTTTTGAACCCTTAGATAAAGCTTTAATAACTGAATTATCTTATGGAGTTATTCGTCAAAGATATTTTTTGGATTGTTGGATTGATCATTTAGGAAAAGTTTCGGCAATAAAGCAACCTCCACTTTTGAGATGGCTTCTTCATCTGGGTCTTTATCAAATTTTTAAAATGGAAAGAATACCGCCAGCAGCGGCCATAAACACTACTGTCGAATTGGCTAAAACTAATCATCTGAGAAAACTTGCACCTGTTGTTAATGGCATATTGCGATCTGCTCTCCGAAGCAAAGAAAAAGGTTTTAAGCTTCCTAAGTCAAAGAATCCGAGCGAGGAGCTCGCCCAAGAACAGTCAATACCAGTTTGGTTGGCTGATGAATTAATTGCTTGGAAAGGGAAAGAAGATGCTGATGTTATTGCAAAAGCATTCAATACCATAAGTCCTATTGATATAAGAGTGAATAAATTACGGGCAAATATCGAGGAAGTTAAAGAAAGTTTTGATTCCTGCGGTATTTATAATCGATTTATTCCAAATTGCCCTTACGGATTAGAAGTTCCAGTTGGTGTTGGCGAACCTATGAAATGGCCAGGTTTTGCAGAAGGTAAATGGAGTGTGCAAGATAGATCTTCACAGTTAATTGCTCCTTCCCTTGGCGCTTTGCCTGGAGAGAAGATCCTTGATGCTTGTGCGGCGCCAGGTGGCAAATCAACACATATTGCAGAATTAGTTAATAATCAGGCCGAAATTTGGTCTGTTGATCGATCATCTAGAAGAGTGGAAAAAATATTATCTAATGCAAAGAGGCTTGGAATTTCATGTTTGGAAATATTGATTGCTGATTCTAATGAATTATTAGCAGAGAACCCTAAATTGGAATCTTATTTTGATCGAATACTAATTGATGCACCTTGTTCTGGCTTGGGTACTCTGGCTCGTCATCCTGATTCAAGATGGCGAATGACTAAAGATAATATCCAGGAACTTGTTTGTATTCAAAGCCAGCTACTCAAGTCGATAGATCCTTTATTGAAAAGTGGGGGCAAATTAGTTTATTCAACTTGTACTATTCATCCCTATGAAAATCATAATCAGATCAGAAATTTTTTGAAAATAAAGTCTAAATTTTCTCTAGAATATGAGAGACAAATTTGGCCTGGAGAGGAAAATAAAGGAGATGGTTTTTACATCGCTATTCTAAATAAATTGTAA
- the hisF gene encoding imidazole glycerol phosphate synthase subunit HisF, translating into MVALRLIPCLDVSNGRVVKGVNFVGLRDAGDPVELGCRYSKAGADELVFLDITATHEKRSTLVDMVRRTSEAVTIPFTVGGGISSINGIKELLRAGADKVSLNSSAVKDPSLISQGANCFGSQCIVVAIDAKKNKNISNKWDVYVSGGRNNTGLDAIEWAEKVFEHGAGEILLTSMDGDGTQNGYDIELTKSISEKVPIPVIASGGAGCLRHIKEAFTLGKSSAALLASLLHDGQLTISEIKEYLIKENLPIRPIE; encoded by the coding sequence ATGGTTGCTTTAAGATTGATCCCTTGTCTTGATGTTTCAAATGGACGAGTAGTAAAGGGGGTTAACTTTGTTGGATTGCGTGATGCAGGTGATCCAGTTGAGTTGGGATGCAGATACAGCAAGGCTGGAGCTGATGAATTGGTCTTTCTAGACATAACAGCCACTCACGAGAAAAGATCAACTTTGGTTGACATGGTTAGACGAACATCCGAGGCGGTAACCATTCCTTTTACTGTTGGAGGTGGGATAAGTTCTATTAATGGAATAAAGGAATTGTTACGAGCAGGAGCTGACAAAGTAAGTTTAAATTCCAGTGCTGTTAAAGACCCTTCGTTGATTTCTCAAGGGGCTAATTGTTTTGGATCTCAATGTATTGTGGTTGCAATAGATGCAAAAAAGAACAAAAATATTTCTAATAAGTGGGACGTTTATGTGAGTGGTGGACGTAATAATACTGGTTTGGATGCGATTGAATGGGCAGAAAAAGTATTTGAGCATGGAGCAGGAGAAATCCTATTAACTTCCATGGACGGTGACGGAACTCAAAATGGGTATGACATAGAACTGACTAAATCTATTTCTGAAAAAGTTCCAATTCCTGTAATAGCTTCAGGAGGAGCTGGTTGCTTGAGACACATTAAAGAGGCTTTTACTCTTGGGAAATCTTCAGCTGCTCTCTTGGCATCCCTTTTGCATGATGGACAATTAACGATCAGCGAAATAAAAGAATATCTAATTAAGGAAAATTTACCTATAAGACCAATTGAATGA
- the chlG gene encoding chlorophyll synthase ChlG, whose product MSDARQLLGIKGGSETTNIWKLRLQLMKPITWIPLLWGVICGAAASGNYHWELSNILASISCMFMSGPLLTGYTQTINDYFDREIDAINEPNRPIPSGAISLFQVKCQIWVLLIAGLGVAYLLDLWAHHTIPSVLLLALGGSFVSFIYSAPPLKLKQNGWLGNYALGASYIALPWWAGQALFGHLTWTTALLTLAYSLSGLGIAVINDFKSVEGDKSLGLESLPVVFGIKNASRISAGMIDIFQLAMVVVLIAIGQHFASVILVLLIIPQITFQDIWLLRDPLKFDVKYQASAQPFLILGMLVTAIAIGHSSLISS is encoded by the coding sequence GTGAGCGATGCTAGGCAACTCCTTGGGATAAAAGGAGGTTCTGAAACAACAAACATTTGGAAGCTTCGTTTGCAATTAATGAAGCCCATCACATGGATTCCTTTGTTATGGGGAGTCATATGTGGAGCAGCTGCTAGTGGTAATTATCACTGGGAATTGAGCAACATTCTTGCTTCGATAAGTTGCATGTTTATGAGCGGGCCACTCTTAACTGGTTATACCCAAACAATAAATGATTATTTTGATAGAGAAATTGATGCAATAAATGAACCTAATAGACCAATACCTTCAGGAGCAATTTCACTTTTCCAAGTAAAATGTCAAATTTGGGTTTTATTAATTGCCGGTCTTGGAGTTGCCTATTTATTAGATTTGTGGGCACATCACACAATTCCTTCCGTCCTTCTTTTGGCATTGGGAGGTTCATTTGTAAGTTTTATTTACTCAGCACCACCTTTAAAACTTAAACAAAATGGTTGGCTTGGGAATTATGCACTTGGTGCAAGCTATATAGCTCTTCCCTGGTGGGCTGGACAGGCTCTATTTGGTCATTTAACTTGGACAACTGCTCTGCTTACTCTTGCCTATAGCTTGTCAGGCTTAGGAATTGCTGTGATAAATGATTTTAAAAGCGTGGAAGGGGATAAAAGCCTTGGTCTTGAATCACTTCCTGTTGTTTTTGGTATTAAAAATGCAAGTCGTATAAGCGCAGGAATGATAGATATCTTTCAGCTGGCGATGGTAGTAGTTTTAATAGCAATAGGACAACATTTTGCATCTGTAATTCTGGTTTTGCTAATAATTCCTCAAATCACATTTCAAGACATATGGCTTTTACGTGATCCATTAAAATTTGATGTTAAATACCAAGCCAGTGCACAACCATTTCTAATTTTAGGAATGCTTGTGACTGCTATAGCAATAGGTCATAGTAGTTTAATAAGCTCATAA
- a CDS encoding porin, whose amino-acid sequence MKLFQRLLVAPAALGLMAPVAANADTAFSSTTSLSGGAFFTVGSVADGGTTDTQEELYMQYAYGLDVTSSFTGEDLFYAGIEAGNASGPLASMDSAVEVGDGLNVTSLFYAFPVGDLEVTVGPLVDQDDVVAATTSAYSDAFRLGSMPYSLAGNETGPGVAVAYSNDNGVVASVSFVSVGGSDSTVGIGADDGDDVSTFTLGYNGDGFGGGLVIASNDGEAGTAGYDTFGGGIYYSPESIDATFSVAYDTTDPETGADATDLFVGVDYEVGPGTLSAAYNSTDVDGSDSLDSTGFEVSYTYSVNDNVSITPGFFTVEDTSTGDDDTGVVVETAFSF is encoded by the coding sequence ATGAAGCTTTTTCAGCGTTTGCTGGTAGCTCCTGCTGCATTGGGCCTAATGGCTCCAGTTGCAGCTAATGCAGATACTGCATTTTCATCAACTACATCTCTTTCTGGTGGTGCTTTTTTCACTGTTGGATCTGTCGCTGACGGCGGAACAACAGATACACAGGAAGAGCTTTATATGCAATATGCATATGGCCTTGATGTAACTTCTAGCTTCACAGGTGAAGACCTTTTCTACGCAGGTATCGAAGCAGGTAATGCTAGTGGCCCACTTGCAAGCATGGATAGTGCAGTTGAAGTTGGTGACGGCTTAAACGTTACATCTCTTTTCTATGCATTCCCTGTTGGCGATTTAGAAGTAACTGTTGGACCTTTGGTTGATCAGGACGATGTTGTTGCAGCAACAACTTCTGCTTACTCAGATGCTTTCAGACTAGGCAGCATGCCTTACTCTTTGGCTGGTAATGAAACTGGTCCTGGTGTTGCTGTTGCATACTCTAACGACAACGGTGTAGTTGCTTCTGTTAGCTTCGTTTCTGTTGGTGGATCTGATTCAACAGTAGGAATTGGCGCAGATGATGGTGATGATGTTTCAACTTTCACTCTTGGCTATAACGGCGACGGATTTGGCGGTGGTCTTGTAATCGCTTCCAATGATGGTGAAGCTGGTACAGCTGGATATGACACATTCGGTGGCGGTATCTACTACAGCCCTGAGTCAATTGACGCAACATTCAGTGTTGCTTATGACACAACTGATCCAGAAACTGGTGCTGATGCAACTGATTTGTTCGTTGGTGTTGACTACGAAGTTGGCCCAGGAACATTGAGTGCTGCTTACAATTCAACTGATGTTGATGGAAGTGATTCTTTAGATTCAACCGGATTTGAAGTTTCTTACACATATTCAGTGAATGATAATGTTTCAATCACTCCTGGATTCTTCACTGTTGAAGATACAAGTACTGGTGATGACGACACTGGTGTTGTTGTTGAAACAGCATTCAGCTTCTAA
- a CDS encoding DUF2862 domain-containing protein, producing MAKPTSLARIGSKIKINIERVRDRIPSYLINQLSNDPRGTVIDYKMTDGIGGIGVVIKMNDGSKHWFFEDEVS from the coding sequence ATGGCTAAGCCAACCTCCCTTGCAAGGATAGGTTCAAAAATTAAGATCAATATTGAACGTGTAAGAGATCGCATACCTTCTTATTTGATCAACCAACTATCTAATGATCCAAGAGGCACTGTAATCGATTACAAGATGACTGATGGTATTGGTGGCATTGGTGTGGTAATTAAAATGAATGATGGAAGCAAACATTGGTTCTTCGAAGATGAAGTTTCTTAA